The following coding sequences lie in one Periophthalmus magnuspinnatus isolate fPerMag1 chromosome 24, fPerMag1.2.pri, whole genome shotgun sequence genomic window:
- the LOC117393173 gene encoding bifunctional protein GlmU-like has protein sequence MACPSSLRVYAFRVGPGSELLSSLRDFVDHNRLRAPFVLTCVGSLTSARLRLANATATNTNQVLDLSGRFEIVSLVGTLNPEAHLHLCLSDSRGCTVGGHVLGNLQVFTTAEVLIGDAQELIFTRDMDPQTGFPELVVQARDQTTD, from the exons ATG GcttgtccctcctctcttcgGGTCTATGCCTTCcgggttggtcctggttcagaacTGCTCTCATCTCTTCGGGACTTTGTGGATCATAATAGACTTAGAGCTCCGTTTGTCCTCACCTGTGTGGGCAGCTTGACCTCAGCACGACTGCGGCTCGCCAATGCTACGGCAACAAACACCAACCAG GTTTTGGATCTGAGCGGTCGGTTCGAGATTGTGTCGTTGGTGGGGACTCTGAACCCCGAGGCTCACCTGCACCTCTGCCTGTCGGACAGCAGGGGGTGCACTGTGGGGGGGCATGTCCTGGGGAACCTGCAGGTCTTCACCACAGCCGAGGTTCTGATTGGAGATGCCCAAGAGCTGATCTTCACCAGAGACATGGACCCTCAAACCGGCTTCCCCGAGCTTGTGGTGCAGGCCCGAGACCAGACCACAGACTAA